The sequence GATATTATCCCAAGATACTGGCTCGTTATTGCGGAACTTCTGTATAGTTGCCTCGCTTAACAGCTTTCCTTTTTAAGCCTGTATGTTGAATATCCTACATCTTTAAGCGCAAAAATAACATATCCATAATAAAGCTGTGAAATCCTTGATTTAAAAGGAAATCTCATAAATATGAGTGTATTTGAGTTTCACTCCCCTAAATATAATATTCAGGAGACTCCTGATACCTGTCAAGTATGTCCTGCAGGGTAATTCCGTTTAAATAATTTGCAATAACTTCTGAAAGCCCCTGCCAGATGGGAAGAGTCAGACAGTCAGCCTGCCTGGAGCATATGTTTGGATCGTTGTCCATACAGCTGACAGGATTTAAGCTTCCCTCTGAGCTGAGCAGGATATCTCCGATGGTTATCTGGGAGGGCTGCCTTGCCAGCTTATAACCGCCCATGTGACCACGGTAGGTAGTGAGCAGATTGCTGCGGTTTAAAAAAGGAACAATCTGTTCAAGATATTTTTTAGAAATGTTCTGCCTTTCGGAAATGTCCTTTAAGGCAATGAATTCCTCATTATAATGTTCCGCTAAATCAATCATCATGCGAAGGGAATAGCGGCCGCGAGTTGATATTTTCATAGTATACCACCTTACAAAACAATTTTGTGTATCAATACCTATTTTACCATGGGTTGAATAGGTATTCAACCCATGAAATAAAATTCTTTAGCAATAGAAATTAACTATAGCAGGTGATTGCTTTTAAGTAATACCATTGGCGGCGTTCCATTGGTATACTTAAGTAAAGAATAAATGCATGATTCCAAATTGAGAAAGAGGGGTATGAATATGGAATACGGGATTTCAACTAAATGTTTATACGGCAATGGGGAAGGGGTTGCTACAGACAAGTCTGGAGCCATCAGCTTTCCTATTTACCAGACAGCGACCTTTGCTCATAGGGGAATCGGGGAAAGCACCGGTTATGATTACAGCCGCCTGCAGAATCCAACCAGAGAGCAGCTGGAAAAGGTGGTGGCTTCCCTTGAAAATGGAGTGGATGCCCTGGCATTTTCAAGCGGTATGGCAGCAATCACGGCTTTAATGGAACTGTTTCAGCCGGGTGACCATATAATAACCGATTGTGATTTATATGGTGGGAGCATCCGTTTGTTTGATAATATCAGTAAGAAGAACGGGATTTTGATCAGTTCCGTAGACTGTTCCCGCGGGGACATTGCAGAATTTGAAAACCTGATCGGTGAGAATACAAAAGCAATATACATAGAGACTCCGACAAACCCCATGATGAATGTCATAGACATCGGTAAGCTGGCAGAGATTGCAAAGAAGAACCATTTGCTTTTGATCGTGGACAATACGTTTTTGTCCCCTTATTTTCAAAACCCATTGAAGCTGGGGGCTGATATTGTTGTCCACAGTGGAACCAAATATCTGGGCGGTCATAATGATACCATCGCAGGCTTTCTGGTCACCGCCTCGGCAGAGATATCCGAAAAGCTCAGGTTTATAATAAAAACGGTAGGTTCTGGTCTGGCTCCCTTTGACAGCTGGCTCATATTAAGAGGGATTAAAACCCTTGGAATCCGGATGGAGCGGGGAGAGGAGAATGCCAGAAAACTTGTGGAATGGCTGTGCCGGGAAAAGAAGGTCACAAAGGTGTATTACCCCGGAATCCAGTCTCATCCCGGTCACGAGGTCTGTAAAAAGCAGGCAAGGGGATTTGGCTCCATGGTAACCTTTGAGGTGGAGACAACGGAGCTGGCCCATCGGATTTTAAAAGAGGTGAAACTGATCCGTTTTGCAGAAAGCTTGGGTGGTGTGGAAACGCTGATCACTTACCCGATTACCCAAACTCATGCCGATGTGCCTAAAGAGGTTCTGGCCGCCAATGGCGTTACCGACAGGATCTTAAGATTATCAGTGGGGATCGAAGACTCAGAAGATCTGATAAGGGAATTGGAGAGAATATTTTATGTGTAAGGAAACGATTAATTTTGATGAAGTCATAAACCGTAAAAATACGAACAGTCTCAAGTATGATTTTGCAGTAAGAAGGAGAAAACCGGAAAATCTTTTACCCCTGTGGGTAGCGGATATGGACTTTAAGGTATCCGGGAAGATTTTGGAGGCCCTTCATGAGCGGGTTGACCATGGGATTTTTGGTTACAGCGAGGTCCAGGAAGATTATTTTGAAGCCATCCGGGACTGGATGGGAAAAAAGCATCACTGGAATGTGGAGAGCAGATGGCTGATCAAAACACCTGGTGTTGTATTTGCCTTAGCCATGGCTGTCCAGGCTTTTACAGATCCGGGGGATGGGGTTATGATCCAGCAGCCGGTATATTATCCCTTCAGCGAAGTCATTGAGGATAATGACAGGGTGGTCGTGGATAATTCCCTGTATCTTGGAAAAGATGGCAAGTATCACATGGATTTAGAAGATTTTGAAAGAATAGCAGAAGAGTTCCATGTGAAATTATTTCTATTATGCAGTCCCCATAATCCGGTAGGAAGAGTCTGGAGCCAGGAGGAGTTGGAAAAATTAGGGGAAATCTGCATTCGCAGGGATATCCTTGTGGTCAGCGATGAGATTCATCAGGATTTTGTGTTTGAGGGAGAGCACCTGGTATTTGCCAAACTTAGCGAAGAACTGAAAAACAGGACCATTAGCTGTACCTCCCCAAGTAAGACCTTTAATCTGGCGGGCTTACAGATTTCCAATATATTTATTGCAAATCAGAAGCTGAGGCGGAGGTTCCGCAGACAGGTGGCGGCAGCCGGGTACAGTCAGCTTAAT is a genomic window of Lacrimispora sphenoides containing:
- a CDS encoding RrF2 family transcriptional regulator; translated protein: MKISTRGRYSLRMMIDLAEHYNEEFIALKDISERQNISKKYLEQIVPFLNRSNLLTTYRGHMGGYKLARQPSQITIGDILLSSEGSLNPVSCMDNDPNICSRQADCLTLPIWQGLSEVIANYLNGITLQDILDRYQESPEYYI
- a CDS encoding trans-sulfuration enzyme family protein, with the translated sequence MEYGISTKCLYGNGEGVATDKSGAISFPIYQTATFAHRGIGESTGYDYSRLQNPTREQLEKVVASLENGVDALAFSSGMAAITALMELFQPGDHIITDCDLYGGSIRLFDNISKKNGILISSVDCSRGDIAEFENLIGENTKAIYIETPTNPMMNVIDIGKLAEIAKKNHLLLIVDNTFLSPYFQNPLKLGADIVVHSGTKYLGGHNDTIAGFLVTASAEISEKLRFIIKTVGSGLAPFDSWLILRGIKTLGIRMERGEENARKLVEWLCREKKVTKVYYPGIQSHPGHEVCKKQARGFGSMVTFEVETTELAHRILKEVKLIRFAESLGGVETLITYPITQTHADVPKEVLAANGVTDRILRLSVGIEDSEDLIRELERIFYV
- a CDS encoding MalY/PatB family protein, with the translated sequence MCKETINFDEVINRKNTNSLKYDFAVRRRKPENLLPLWVADMDFKVSGKILEALHERVDHGIFGYSEVQEDYFEAIRDWMGKKHHWNVESRWLIKTPGVVFALAMAVQAFTDPGDGVMIQQPVYYPFSEVIEDNDRVVVDNSLYLGKDGKYHMDLEDFERIAEEFHVKLFLLCSPHNPVGRVWSQEELEKLGEICIRRDILVVSDEIHQDFVFEGEHLVFAKLSEELKNRTISCTSPSKTFNLAGLQISNIFIANQKLRRRFRRQVAAAGYSQLNTLGLTACEAAYRHGEEWHDQLMEYLKANVSYVREFLKEKIPNVKLIEPEGTYLVWLDFRELGLTEGEREDLIIKKAGLWLDSGAMFGPVGEGFERINIACPRSILEQALGNLEQAIKTL